From the bacterium genome, one window contains:
- the amaP gene encoding alkaline shock response membrane anchor protein AmaP: MRIWSRIVGTLYIIAGTIFSFILLVLWATGAKEEIFDKLKIFFQNNISGFGITGIVLVMIGVVWLVNWFDYIYRTKVIAFDNPGGKIKISLRAIEDYISSMLMKQINGIRSLKVKSSISAKGLETKIRVKLYAHLNIPEICSKIQEITKEYLQDAVGIERISNIEVFVTSIKQNGQKIEEETYDEEDAG, translated from the coding sequence ATGAGAATATGGAGCAGGATAGTTGGAACACTCTATATTATAGCAGGTACTATTTTCTCCTTTATACTTCTTGTTTTATGGGCAACCGGTGCAAAAGAAGAGATTTTTGACAAACTTAAGATATTTTTTCAGAATAACATATCAGGATTTGGTATCACAGGAATAGTACTTGTAATGATAGGAGTTGTTTGGCTTGTAAACTGGTTTGACTATATTTATAGAACAAAGGTTATCGCTTTTGACAACCCGGGTGGAAAGATAAAAATATCCCTGCGTGCTATAGAGGACTATATCAGTTCTATGTTGATGAAACAGATTAATGGAATACGGTCATTAAAAGTAAAAAGTTCTATCTCGGCAAAAGGACTTGAAACGAAGATAAGGGTTAAACTCTATGCACATCTTAATATACCGGAGATATGTTCAAAAATCCAAGAAATTACAAAAGAATATCTTCAGGATGCTGTTGGTATTGAAAGGATATCAAATATTGAGGTCTTCGTAACAAGCATTAAGCAGAATGGACAGAAAATAGAAGAAGAAACCTATGATGAAGAAGATGCAGGATAA
- a CDS encoding SIS domain-containing protein: MMKKMQDNEKEIIRECISESIRIKELLLNPQVIEKFIMVSNVIVETLKNGRKILICGNGGSAADCQHWAAEMIGRFLKERTSLPFIALTTNTSELTSIGNDYSFDIVFSRQVEGLGKKGDVLICISTSGTSKNVINAAKTAKKKKMKVLALTGKSPSPLSKISDITISAPSTQTPRIQEAHSLIIHILCHLVEKKLFE; this comes from the coding sequence ATGATGAAGAAGATGCAGGATAACGAAAAAGAGATTATAAGGGAATGTATATCAGAAAGTATAAGGATAAAGGAGTTATTACTAAATCCACAGGTAATTGAAAAATTCATTATGGTATCCAATGTTATAGTAGAAACATTAAAAAATGGGCGAAAGATTCTCATCTGTGGAAATGGTGGCAGTGCAGCGGATTGTCAACACTGGGCTGCTGAAATGATAGGAAGATTTCTGAAAGAAAGGACCTCTCTTCCTTTTATCGCTCTTACCACCAATACATCAGAATTAACATCCATTGGAAATGATTATTCATTTGATATCGTATTCTCAAGACAGGTAGAAGGACTCGGAAAGAAGGGAGATGTCCTCATATGCATCTCCACTTCCGGTACTTCAAAAAATGTCATAAATGCAGCGAAAACAGCAAAGAAGAAAAAGATGAAGGTGCTTGCACTTACAGGAAAATCCCCATCTCCTCTTTCAAAGATATCAGATATAACTATTTCCGCTCCATCTACACAGACACCGAGAATACAGGAAGCACATTCTCTTATCATCCATATACTCTGCCACCTTGTTGAGAAAAAACTTTTTGAATAA
- the dprA gene encoding DNA-processing protein DprA — translation MSDTKKFWICAVLAGLGPVGAKKLLEVYGNIEKIFNLSVKEIKEAGIPLNTAENINNWERLPWKQEIEFCRKNNITLVSIDDTSYPRLLREIHNPPILLYVKGNLPSDNDICLAIVGTRNPSIYGLKMAEKFAEQLSFYGITVVSGMARGIDTAAHRGALRTGGKTVAVLGCGMKYCYPVENLSLSKEIEKTGAVITEFPSYIKPKPENFPRRNRIVSGMSRGVLVIEAGQRSGALITANLALEQGRDVFAIPGRADDITSKGTNQLLKEGAILVESVNDILDALNLKITKKENKDEEKTLILSEMERKILNRIPLGTKVCLEEILMNIGIEQHLLFQSLLSLITKGIIIELPGKFYTRK, via the coding sequence ATGTCTGATACAAAAAAATTTTGGATATGTGCAGTTCTTGCTGGATTAGGACCTGTTGGAGCCAAAAAACTTCTGGAAGTGTATGGTAATATTGAGAAAATTTTTAATCTCTCTGTAAAAGAGATAAAAGAAGCAGGGATTCCTTTAAACACAGCAGAAAATATAAATAATTGGGAGAGATTACCATGGAAACAAGAGATAGAATTCTGTAGAAAAAACAATATAACTCTCGTAAGTATAGACGACACCTCTTATCCACGTCTATTAAGAGAAATCCATAATCCCCCAATTCTCCTTTATGTGAAAGGAAATCTACCTTCTGATAATGATATCTGTCTTGCTATTGTAGGCACACGTAATCCTTCAATATATGGGTTAAAAATGGCTGAAAAATTTGCTGAACAACTTTCTTTTTACGGAATTACTGTTGTAAGCGGTATGGCAAGGGGTATAGATACAGCAGCACATAGAGGTGCTTTAAGAACAGGTGGTAAAACAGTAGCAGTACTTGGATGTGGAATGAAATATTGTTATCCTGTTGAAAATCTCTCTCTGTCAAAAGAGATAGAAAAAACAGGGGCAGTAATAACAGAATTCCCCTCATATATAAAACCGAAACCAGAAAACTTTCCGAGAAGAAACAGGATTGTATCGGGTATGTCCAGAGGTGTTCTGGTTATTGAAGCAGGACAGAGAAGTGGCGCACTTATAACCGCTAATCTTGCCCTTGAACAGGGTCGTGATGTATTTGCTATCCCGGGCAGGGCAGATGATATAACATCCAAAGGGACCAATCAACTTCTAAAAGAAGGAGCAATTCTCGTTGAGAGTGTTAATGATATACTGGATGCTTTGAATCTTAAAATCACAAAAAAAGAGAATAAAGATGAAGAGAAAACCTTAATCCTATCAGAAATGGAAAGAAAAATACTTAACAGGATACCTTTAGGAACAAAAGTATGTCTTGAAGAGATATTAATGAATATAGGGATAGAACAGCATCTGCTTTTTCAGTCACTTCTTTCACTTATCACAAAAGGCATTATAATTGAACTGCCGGGTAAGTTCTACACAAGAAAATAA